ttgttattgtttgctTTTCGACACGAGCATCGAATAGAATTCACTTCAGGTAGTAGACGCTTTTAAGTTTACCTAGGGAGTCTTTCCGCCAATTACAGCCGACAAAACACACGACACAAACGCTACAATCACCATTGCCCCTACAGATATACTCGAGGAAACATGGAGTCTCGACATAATAGACGTCTTGATGAGGGCGGAGCAACTAAGGACAAGTATAGAGTATTACTTTCTGATGTCATAGCTAACTCATCTGTCCACGGTTTGCCAAATATTCGGAGAGCTAAAAGTGTGCCGAAACGAGTATTTTGGTTAGTTTCCTTTCTCACTGCTGTCGGGACGTTTATCGGATTGAGTTCTAATTTAGTCGAGAAATACTTTGATTACGGTGTTGCCGTAGGCCTGCAGGTCGACGTCGAACGGGACTTGACTTTTCCCGCCGTTACAATCTGCAATATGAACCCCCTGCGAAAGTCGTTACTGAACGAGGACCAATTGTCGCACCTGCGTTCCATAGTTGCAGGCGCCGAGGGAGAGAATGAAGCCAACAAACCCGTCAAAACAACTGATGAAACTCCATCGAATGACACCAGAAGAAATTCAAGTGACCAGGTAAGATAACGTTGCGTCCACGTCAGAGACATGTTGAATTGTAAGTGCTACTGGCGAGATGAAACATTAAGGAGCGCCGTTGAAAATCAGATTAAAATTCTCTGTTAGTTCTGCCCGGATGAGAGAGTTCAAAGAAATATACACTGTCTCGCAAGCAACCTATCAACATTCAATATCGATTGAAAAAGCACGTTCAATATTTGTAATAAAAACTGTTTTCAAGGGAACAGAAAAGTGCTTTTGCGGAATATTATTAATGTTTCCACTCGACCGTTTTATTAGGGAACCGCAACTAAAATCTGATCGTAAACCTTATACCGTTTTGCCAATTTAAAAGTAGTGTACAAATTCTGTAGAAATGGCGAAAAAACTGTTTTCCAGTCCACAACTCCGAGTGCAAGTAAATTATGCAAACTCTCACAATGTAATGCGATTGTACATACTTATCTCAGATAGATTAGAGGTTCTCATGAATTCAATGAAGACTAATTGTGACTGGTTCCAATTTCTGCCGTACAAAGAAAGTGAATTATCCATCCATCAATAATAAAGACTAGTATGATATTAAATCGTAAGCAAAGGACTTTATCAAAATAAGACACAGTTAAAGTATAATTGATCTGGTAAATATTGGACGAAGCGGAGAAACGAAAGTAATAAAGGTAATGTTTGAAATGTCCTTCGACATAGGATGCATCATTTACGATCCTAGAGAAGAAACTATGACGAGCAATTACACATCGACCTAACAATCAAGTATTTGTCCAAACAAAGACGTGTGAAATATACAGCATGCGATAGcgacaaattaaaatttgattaaaattttcaaaatgtcccTTTTTTGATCGTTTAGTTTTCATCAATTACGAAacacatattgcaaactaaCAACCTTAACGATATTAAATGTAAACATCATTTAACACGCCGTCTTGTTCTCTTTTGTTTGAATTACGTGATTGATAACATGTGATCACTTAATTTCCTCTGATCGATAATATCATTGTATACTCACGGCAATTTCCATGCTCGGAGAAGTTACCCATTGAAATCATTGACAGATAACAGCGACTTACATTACACGTCGGGTAGGTTTGCAGCAACGCATGCACTTTCATCACTTAAGTTTGCTTTAGAAAGTGTCAATATTATGAACTAGATGCTTGGGATTATCGCAGGCATGGTGTTACATTGAAATTAACGTACCGGTCGACATCCTTTTATTCGGGTCGTCAGCCTGCTTGACGGGGAGGGAGGGGGCAGAATAATCCCAGTATATCACCTGTTCCCGGGAGTCTGTTCATTTCTGGAGGAGGTATCTCTCAATTAGCCTCACACATTGACCTTACTTTCGACAAAAGAATTACATAAATGAATCATATATATTATAACTACTTTAGGAATGTGATCAGGTGTTATGTGCCATCTGTTCAGTGCATAGCCTTGAAGGACGCACGAGTTAAGTAACGACTTTACGTTTTAGCACCCTGGAAACTTAGATAAATTTCTGTTTACATAGCTCACACAGGAGTTCTATTCAGCGTACAATACTAAAAGACAATCGGCATTTCGTTGCAAAACTATATCCATATTTGATACgattgatatttggtaatagaaaaatgattccattttgttttttgtcgaCTGAGAAGGGACACACGTTCATTCCTTGCGTTCACATTGCCTCTGagcaattgaaccaattgtcaACAAAGCACCGTATGCGAATAAACGAAACCATCTGTGTTTGATTCTGTTTTCGCTGAATAAACACCGATATGATATAGCCATGTAATTCAACAGGGGTACATCTGTCGTATTCCAATGCTTGCAATACTGGTGAACAACCTCACTTTGTATACAACAATTATTCTCTACTTAAGGTTCCAATACaagtaattgacctttttaagctaacaattctctagtggttaataagctcagaaccccgtaaattatacattatctaaaagcctagatataggggaacattttggttaccatagtgtcaccattgtttaaatAACTGTCATgagacaggtaatttgcataactttcaaaaatcggttttccctgtgttttgtttcaatgctttgagatatgtggctgaaatttgagatatgtggctgtcCTAAGtttgtctcagaatttttcaaaccttctaaaacaatttttatgacagaaaaacttccagagcgatgaatttaaccctagttgatttctttaaaattgtgctccaaaaataactaagcaagatataagaCACAGTTTggaagagcattgtgacagcttgcattgcAGCAAGTTTAAGTGAGATATTTttaagtattgagacaaaacatatggAAAACCTATTTTGAAAGGCtatgcaaattacctttcaAGTGAAAGTTATGTAACAATGATGACACTGTTGCTACCAAAATGTTtctctatatctaggcttttagaaaatatataatatacgggggttctgagtttattaaccaccagagaattgatatattaaaaaggtaaaatacttgtcttggaaccttaatagcTGCCCTTATCGGCAGTTTATATtcgttataccactctccgcctcgtgcccattgttctaaccatgctttctaatttccataaccgaatattttattattaccacctggctttcttttgtttaaaaagtgtccgatttacaagttcttttgtttaaaagtgtccgatttactagtaaatcggacagttcttttgttaaaaactgtccgatttactagtaaatcggacattttaaacaaaagaaacttgtgagatggacactttttaaacaaaagaaaatcacgtggcgacgagtaaaaaaaacatgcgagacattaaccagaaggaatttatttcaccatcaagtacagagtaaagacactttaaaagaatcaccggactgaattaattttgcgtgactgtacatctcaaaatcaattacaggtcaccgtgaaataacggtattgattgcaaatatcacttctgtcttagggttattgttatcacgatcattcgaagctgaaatttaagacttcaaagtcagttgtcaaacactgaatgtggagatttcagtcgcctttggtaaagttaaatctagctacaagcaaacacgcagtaccacagtcattgtggatctagacatattgtttttttgtacttgcagtttctgttgcgcctttctctgacgtggctgtgtagcttggtcttccgattgtggccgttagcactggcgtgacaggggacttttcttttccatctttggctttggtagttgaagtgcaccggatacagctttcatttgtacttcatccgccatatcgaactacgtagagcgactcggcaattgcatgtatgctgctcaaagttttcgacccaaatgagcaaagcgtgactctaacgtcgatctgcaaacaccttttcacttcattcaaccaaccaatcaagcaaattcatacaattcaaataaaaccaggtgctcaacacgtcatcgcactacaatagcaacacatgtcaactttgttttatccaatcatgggttgtttttttatactttcgttcaacaaggtgtcaaaacgcgtcaatgttttcctgccaaagtttcaacgtgcactgcactaaaattacaaataaaaactttcggcgtgcaaacaaggctcaaaaactcggcaaattcgtggtataacacggtaagcgaactcgtagtcggcggtttacggaatttaacggtacagtttgccataaaactcctcggccctgcgggcctcggagttttactggcaaactgtaccgttaaattccgtaaaccgcctcctactcgtccgcttacctatagtaaATGTCGTCAAGATCGCCCATACCAATGAAGGATATTACAATGCTTATGAAATGTTGGACTGAAGAAAATGTTAAAGGGAAGACTTGATTTAATGTTATCTTTCCCTTCGCtcatattgtttgtttgtattgtggtGATAGAAATAGTTAAAGGCCATTTTATAAATAAACGTCGGAGAAATATTTACCCGCTTTTAAAGTTTCAGGGAACAGCAAGACATGTATAGCCTGAATGTTTGGGTTTGATTGGGCTGTCCTTACATCGTAATGTATTTTATCTAAAGTTTCAGGGATATGCTACCTCGTATTATGGTATTATTCGGTTAAGTTATTTCAATGCCATACTGACAACTATCCCGGTCAAATGACTAGTCTTGATCCTGGTCACGTATCTCTTTCATTCGCAGGAAAATATATGCGTACAGTCTAGCTGAAACATTCAAGCTGCTCGAATTTAAACTCTAAACTTGTAATCATAGACTGACTCGATGCTATAGGATCTTCAATCCACTTAACGTAAAGTAGGTGACAAGGCTGTCAATTGAGGAATCCATACAACAGCATTGATGTGCCAACTCTTCACTGCACAACCACTTCTAAAGCTCAAAATAACCTCACTCATACAAGATAGGCTGCAATCACTTATTAATCAAGCAGATTAATCGTTTTTTTCATATATTGCGCTGTTTCGCTAAAATGTATCATTCTGTTATTTTGTACAGCACTCGGGTGGGTACAATTACTGGTCTAACATAAAAGAGGACTTCTACGAAACCCCCGCACGGCACTGGTTGATGGAAAAACAAGTCGAGGACTACCTTGCAGACGTCCGTTCAGATGAGAGAGTGGAAATTGGGCACCAAATTGAGGATTTGTTGATAAACTGTCAATGGAACGGCTTTCAGTGCTCTCCAAGGTGTAATGAACATTAGTAACATGATCTTCAAAAGTTCAATTCGTCAAACAGTTTTTTTACTATACGTTTAAAGACCCTGTCAATCTTTCGGTTGCATTTTATTTCTAACAATCAGATACTATCAAGCACGGAGAAGTGATATTTCATCTCTACAAGTCTATCTCCCACATCTATAATAATTATAGTTCAACTTGGCAGTTTTGTTCGTCACTCATTGGAATATGATCTGTAAAACTATGACTACgaccatttcaaaaaatgtcttcTTTGACTAATATACTTGTAGTTCTCGACTTATTTGATATTGTAATTCTCATTTCAGAAATTTTACACCGTTCTTGAATACAGTTTATGGTAACTGTTACACTTTCAATGGCAATGGTAAGGACAATATAACAACAGAGTCTGTCTCAAGCAATTTCGCCGGCTCAACCTATGGTAAGGTATTTCCGTAGACAATCCCAACTGTTCTATTGTTTAGCATAAATTTCATCTATCGGACGATGGGTAGATTATTATCCCGTGCAAATTGGTCGGAGGCCCAAAGATGCTATAaatatcattcattcattcattcattaatcgGTAATTAAGGGGGACTAGATTGTCATAATGTAAAATGATGTTCAAGCAGATTTTCTATAATGTTTacatgttttattgaaattcacAATAGTATATTAAAttaaaggtacactgtcacctgttccaattttaccaCAGCTACCATGGtgagagaaaatctaaccaatcacagactttaagcgggtggccgctttttaaaaatagcgccctcacataggcattttgaataccaaggaacgcccatTTGACCATAtacgggcatatttagattacgggtgactgtatacctttaaatgtaAGTAATTCACTATTACGGGTTATCTTTCTATCgtatcatgtttttcaaactcTTTCTTCGCAATTTTCTGTTGAGATTATTCTCCACATTAAAAGAATTTAGACTTCAAGTGTTGAGTAACATCACTCTATCTATTTTGCCATCGTTCAGAAatggacagatatttgattTCCGAAGACTGCAGTTATCAAATTTAGTGGAGTTTTCTGCATTTATGAAAAAGGGAGCGCCATGATTAAACTTTAAGAGTAGGAAGCGTTcgtttaaaacttttgaaattttgaaatcctCGTTGAACATAACCCCCATTAACGAGGGAACTACCGGTAGCTTCTGGAAACGCTGGAAAATTACGTCAAACAATATTCAGATACAATATCTTTTCCTCTCAATGGAAGCTGCTGACAAACCCTTTTGTCAACTTTTCGTTGTGATTCTTGTCACAATTTAATGGCATTAGAATGATGtcacaattcaaagaaaattagcatacgaatttgcataatttcacaGTGGGTGGCATATGACAGAATCGTCTTATCGCAACAAAGTAAGTCGACACGCAGGCTTTGTCATCGTACCTCATATCGAAGGTCACAATAAGCTATAGGTTTTCATATCGCAACATCTTGCAACACCCGTTTCTTGACTGATTTAACAAAATAATTAACTAATATAAGACAGGTATGCTCGTGTTTGCTTTGTGTCCCATATTTAAAACATTATGATCAAACTTTCAACATCAAGTACTTTCCGAAAATAGCTTGTATTATTAGAACTGTGGCTACGCCAAAATCATGGAAGGCAAATTTCATTTTGACTAAATAATAGGGATGAGTGATGTTGCTGGTAAAATTAGCGTATTTATGAGCACGTAGAGGGCTAACCTCTAAAAGCAGTACAGGTCTGTTGTTCACACTTGTACAGAAAGCAAATTATTTTCCATTCAAATATCCGGTGAAAAGCTAATGGATGGCAAATTTAATTCAACACTTGGGTACACTATTCTGGATTTCTCTGTGTGTTTGTTAACGTTTCTTGTATGGTATTCTTTGACGGTATTCGTACTGGGGATCATTTGATAACTATCCGTATATCTTTGTATGCAAATCGCTCTTCTGATATAAATCAAGTTACAATTCATTTAACattcattttaaaggtataccttgtgacctgtaatctaaatatgcccatatatggtcaaaggggtgttccttggtattcaaaatgcccatgtgagggcgctgtttttaaaaagcggctacccgcttaaaatctgtgattggttagattttctctttccatggtaactgtggcaagattggaacaggtgacagtatacctttaaactgaATACATCATAAGCAGAAGCGTTATTTAGTCATTACGTGGTCAACACATTGTTCATGAATGCACAATCATATATATGCTGTCGTCGGCttatggcaaaattggaatgCAATTGCAGGTCTGACGTTGGAATTATTTGTCGAACAAGACGAATACCTTGACAGTCTGATTCACTCAGCCGGGATACGAGTGACTATCAACCCACAAGACGAAACACCTTTCCCGGAAGACACTGGTTTTAATGTTGAACCTGGGAAAATGACATCGGTCGGCATTGTCATGGTAATTTAAGTCTTGATATGATCCTATCAATAAAGCTACCACTGGTATCGATATTTAGCACGCATGAAGCGGACATGAAGCGGACATGAAGCTTTTTTTcagttcaaaaaatgtaatatcgcaacaAAAAACATGACTGCTCGCCTTATTTGAAATGAATAACACTTCAAACTTCCATCGATTTAATGAAACTACTGAGAAAGAGCAAATGCAGTTATTTACGCATATCCCGTTACCAACAATGCCGTGATTAAAAGCCAATATTCTTCAaattatattgaatattgcaatatgttATTATTTCAGGGAGCAATGGAACGATTGTCTGAACCGTTCACTGATTGTGTCCTGGCCAACACAAGTGAACATAAAACGGTATTTGGAGGTTCATATTCCGTAGAGGTGAGAATTTATGAAATATCCTCCATTAAAACAACTTTTTCGTTTGCTACAATGATCAGTACGTAAACTGAGTCACTAGTGTCGTGGCTTTTTCAAATGCGTCGAACCTAGGTTGAGAATTCTAATTTAGTACCGTTAGTACTTGACGAAATGGTGAATGATCTAAGTTGCTGGATTTTCGATGGTTAAACGCAAAATGTTCACTGACTTAAGTTGCATGCTTTGTGAAGGATTATTTAAAGCGTCGTCGGTATTTAAATGGTAAAGAAAGTGTTCACCATGGTAATGAAGGCTAAGCTATCTTTAATATACCACGAAGCCTCGCAATTTAGAAACAAGAGCGTATTTCTTTATGTTGAACGACGTAAATACTTTAGGCTTGAGAACCCTAATTGACTAAGGCGCGTCGTGGGCCGAAACTCATGATATAAGCTGAGGGCCTACTGTCAGCGCAGTAAATCGTCAGCTTCGGGTTCCACATGTACAGCGCCTTCTTACAGCCTTCACCTGAAATTGTCTCTGGGCGACAAAATCGCGAAACTATTAGGGAAACTTAACATGACAGCATATGACATGTCTACCCAGGATGATTAATAAAATGTGACAAGTATTTCAAAAACCAGCCATgttataaatctttattatgtCACAGCGTTGGAACAAAATAGGGGATTGGAAAACCGTCAAATGAAAGCCTCGATCACCTCGATGTAAGTCGAGCACAAAAAGTAACAAACACGCTTGAAATATAATGTGACCATTTAAATATATCCTTTATATGAACCTTTGCCGGGAAgaagataaaaatataaataagtcGAACTTGGTACTTCATGTGTGAAATCATAATGCTTATGTGCAAGGCGTCGTTGTGTCATTTAATGCGGACTTCACAAAATTGTGATCATTACAGGCGTGTATGAAGGATTGTCTGCTAACTTACATCGCCGAGAAATGTAACTGTACAGATGGTCGATACCCTAAACCAGATGGTCTCGACAAAATCAGGCACTGTCAGTATGAAAACTCTGAAAACCGTAAGTATGTTTTATAACAGTTTGTAAAAGTCATTAGGAATATCGTTACTACGGTTTTGTCCATGCGCAGTTGGGCTTATTATCGAGTATATGTAGGCATATCTCCATATTAAGGTAT
This is a stretch of genomic DNA from Ptychodera flava strain L36383 chromosome 21, AS_Pfla_20210202, whole genome shotgun sequence. It encodes these proteins:
- the LOC139121209 gene encoding amiloride-sensitive sodium channel subunit alpha-like isoform X1 is translated as MRYTRGNMESRHNRRLDEGGATKDKYRVLLSDVIANSSVHGLPNIRRAKSVPKRVFWLVSFLTAVGTFIGLSSNLVEKYFDYGVAVGLQVDVERDLTFPAVTICNMNPLRKSLLNEDQLSHLRSIVAGAEGENEANKPVKTTDETPSNDTRRNSSDQHSGGYNYWSNIKEDFYETPARHWLMEKQVEDYLADVRSDERVEIGHQIEDLLINCQWNGFQCSPRNFTPFLNTVYGNCYTFNGNGKDNITTESVSSNFAGSTYGLTLELFVEQDEYLDSLIHSAGIRVTINPQDETPFPEDTGFNVEPGKMTSVGIVMGAMERLSEPFTDCVLANTSEHKTVFGGSYSVEACMKDCLLTYIAEKCNCTDGRYPKPDGLDKIRHCQYENSENRRCKSQADKLYQANKLTCDCPPKCSTVTYTKETSSSLWPSSNSEAYISEFLKGRSSKLQTLIEEEERTGQDLLRQNVGKLQIYFRDLTHQDVSQSQSYTRMDLVSDIGGNLGLWIGLSVLTIMEFVELIFDLFAILRFVQVPRAKRPEMTSGLEARVRRGSFPYATRRQGLTFRSGDVYYTNGKGYDRDTTRHNDEISYVRRNIYLPNS
- the LOC139121209 gene encoding amiloride-sensitive sodium channel subunit alpha-like isoform X2; translated protein: MESRHNRRLDEGGATKDKYRVLLSDVIANSSVHGLPNIRRAKSVPKRVFWLVSFLTAVGTFIGLSSNLVEKYFDYGVAVGLQVDVERDLTFPAVTICNMNPLRKSLLNEDQLSHLRSIVAGAEGENEANKPVKTTDETPSNDTRRNSSDQHSGGYNYWSNIKEDFYETPARHWLMEKQVEDYLADVRSDERVEIGHQIEDLLINCQWNGFQCSPRNFTPFLNTVYGNCYTFNGNGKDNITTESVSSNFAGSTYGLTLELFVEQDEYLDSLIHSAGIRVTINPQDETPFPEDTGFNVEPGKMTSVGIVMGAMERLSEPFTDCVLANTSEHKTVFGGSYSVEACMKDCLLTYIAEKCNCTDGRYPKPDGLDKIRHCQYENSENRRCKSQADKLYQANKLTCDCPPKCSTVTYTKETSSSLWPSSNSEAYISEFLKGRSSKLQTLIEEEERTGQDLLRQNVGKLQIYFRDLTHQDVSQSQSYTRMDLVSDIGGNLGLWIGLSVLTIMEFVELIFDLFAILRFVQVPRAKRPEMTSGLEARVRRGSFPYATRRQGLTFRSGDVYYTNGKGYDRDTTRHNDEISYVRRNIYLPNS